A portion of the bacterium genome contains these proteins:
- a CDS encoding IS66 family transposase, producing MSYSHFPATKVQHCHFSKSCPHLNGESTFKVLAERNYLRERVNQMQNLFGFAEREITKLKEQVGQLTQEKKSLEEDLTQAQQAPFKKFYSKRNSSGDTPKKRGAPFGHPGASRKNPETIDEYVAVPLKKCPVCGNSKLSICKDTDEHVQQDIVIKKVITRSFVHFHYWCPHCKKVVSGVAENEIPKAPIGPVAKAVAGFLRYQTKISYDDIQHILQNLFGLEITPGAIVGFDNKIYRKGLSLYEALKKMLPYTSSIYADETGWKKKWLWTFSNEQLIFFHIDPHRSGDVVKEHLGSNYKGILSSDFYSAYNSSINAFAKQKCNAHLLRAVKDLEEKFPEETEVISFCNNLKKLIQDAILLLSQHDKLPPEKWKSSKKNIFRRFKSLYKIPISHPKAETLRKRLLKHNDEILTFLKYPKVVKPTNNIAERSLRNLVIFRKITFGNRSDQGTKNVSLISTIIQTAKLKGLDPKQVLMTLLTKGLTPELFRQFDLPQTRSP from the coding sequence ATGAGCTATTCTCATTTTCCTGCAACAAAAGTTCAGCATTGCCATTTCTCTAAATCCTGTCCGCATCTTAACGGAGAATCTACTTTCAAGGTACTTGCTGAAAGAAACTATCTCAGGGAGAGGGTTAATCAAATGCAGAATCTTTTTGGTTTTGCTGAACGTGAAATTACTAAACTTAAAGAACAGGTAGGCCAGCTTACCCAAGAAAAGAAATCCCTTGAAGAAGATCTTACTCAAGCTCAACAAGCTCCGTTTAAGAAGTTTTATTCCAAAAGAAATTCTTCTGGCGATACTCCAAAGAAAAGAGGCGCGCCATTTGGTCATCCTGGAGCATCCAGAAAAAATCCTGAAACTATTGACGAATATGTTGCTGTACCTCTGAAGAAATGTCCTGTCTGCGGCAATTCTAAACTTTCTATCTGCAAAGATACTGACGAGCATGTTCAGCAGGACATTGTTATCAAAAAAGTTATTACAAGATCCTTTGTCCATTTCCATTACTGGTGTCCTCATTGCAAGAAGGTTGTTTCTGGCGTCGCAGAAAACGAAATCCCTAAAGCTCCCATCGGTCCTGTTGCTAAAGCTGTTGCAGGTTTTCTTAGATATCAGACTAAAATCTCTTATGATGATATTCAACATATCCTCCAAAATTTGTTTGGTTTAGAAATAACTCCGGGAGCAATTGTCGGATTTGATAACAAAATCTACCGAAAAGGGCTATCTCTCTATGAAGCTTTAAAAAAGATGTTACCATATACTTCCTCTATCTATGCCGATGAAACAGGCTGGAAGAAGAAATGGCTTTGGACTTTCTCTAACGAACAACTTATTTTCTTCCATATTGATCCTCATCGCTCCGGAGATGTTGTTAAAGAACATCTTGGTTCTAACTACAAGGGCATTCTTAGCTCTGACTTTTATTCTGCTTACAACAGTTCCATCAACGCTTTTGCTAAACAAAAGTGCAATGCTCATCTGCTTAGAGCTGTTAAGGATCTTGAGGAAAAGTTTCCTGAGGAGACAGAAGTTATTTCGTTCTGCAACAATCTCAAAAAGCTTATTCAAGACGCTATCCTTCTTCTTAGTCAACATGACAAATTGCCTCCGGAAAAATGGAAATCCTCTAAAAAGAATATCTTCCGTAGATTTAAAAGCTTGTACAAAATTCCCATTTCACATCCCAAGGCTGAAACCTTGCGCAAAAGATTGCTAAAACATAATGATGAAATCCTGACTTTTCTTAAGTATCCAAAAGTAGTAAAACCAACCAACAATATAGCCGAAAGAAGTTTAAGAAATTTGGTCATCTTCAGAAAGATTACTTTTGGCAATCGCTCTGACCAGGGAACTAAGAACGTATCTCT